The Scleropages formosus chromosome 9, fSclFor1.1, whole genome shotgun sequence DNA segment ATTGTAGAAATACGCACCAGTGTTACGTGTTTCTAATTCCCTCGCGTTTCAAACTCCTAGTCGGGTTCTACCATCCCGGTGAAATGTTTGTCAGCTCGTTCGAAAGCTAAAGTAATATTTACTCGCGTCGTTCCCCCCCTCTGCTCGAACTAGTGAAGAAGTTAGTAAAAGATAACTGGGTAGGTTACGTAAGCCTAGTTCGGCTTCGGCGTTTCTCTCAGCTCacctctctctctgctgctgcttAATTAAGTTATTCAGTGTGAGGTTACATTGATGATCTGTAAATGTATCGTTTTATATGACCagttgaaatgttttcaagtttcaagtacagtaccgtgtacaagacaagtatcatgaaaataaattcttcGAATGCTTCTCACACTTTGATTTGGACAAGATATAGAGACAAATActctgtacaaacaaaacaatgacagtgagtttTAATGTGTGTGCTGAGTCAGAAGATGGGTGTTTGCACAACTGTGTCCACAGAGACTGACTTGATCAGAGCTTATTGCGGGACATTGATGGCTGTTTATGATCGTTATTATGAATATTGTGTCGAAGGTGATTCGATTGGCAGTGCTATGTTTGTGCTCTGAtacttttattgtattaaacAGCAAGGTCTTtaatcagtttagggtaagtaccctgatccaAGGGGCTGCAGCTgcatgtgggatttgaacctgggtcctcccAGGTCAAGGTGGCAGCTTTAACTACTTGGGCACCTGGGCGTCTGTTTTTACAGTGGTCTGTCTAGTGATGGAGATGTTTGTGAATTAGTCAACATGTCATGTGTTCTTCACCTAGATCtcatcaacacacacaaaagtatCCATGGAGATGCTCCGTCGGGTCCCGGGGGGTGGCGTGCTCCGACAGCCGCGCCGGTTAGAGGTAGAGGGCTGCCGTTCTCCAGCACGTTCCCCCCCTGCTCAGGGCTCCATGGCCCCCGGCCCTCAGCCCAGTGGAGGAAGTACTACTCTCTGAGCAACAGGAGCACTGTGTCTTCTGCCACCCCCGACCTCTGCCgagagcgccccctgcaggcccgGCCCTCCCTGAAGCAGGTGtctctgcctgcctgtcggacggACCTCCCGGGGAACTCCTCTCTGCTGGTTCCCAGAAACAGGGGGACGATCAGTTGCCTCCCAAAGGGTGAGTCCCCAGGAACAGCTGCTGCCAGTATCTTGGGACAGacggggtcagaggtcatgggCCGTGTCAGCAGGGCCACCGCTTCCATGAGGGGGGCTGGCGTCAGCACTCAAGGGGGCGCTCGGACTGCAGGGGACAGCACTATGGTTATCCAGCAGCTGAAGATGAGCACAGGAAGCAGGGCCAATCCAGCCTCCCGAAAGGCCACAGCTGGGGCATTTCCCACAATCCCACTCAGCTGTCCCCCTCCTCAGAAACCAGATTCCTCAGTGAAGCTGGTAGAAAAAGGGATGCACCCTAGTCGGACTGGCTCCACCCCGCTCCCCTCACTTCCCCCCTCTCTATCCGCGCAAACTCAAGACATCTCCATTCCTGAGGGGGCTCCCAGAAAAAATGCCAATGCCTCCAGCAGGGTATGTCTCCTTGCTGCTGCCCAGAAGAGGTCCCAGTTCACCTGGGTGAAGAGCAGTGCGCCGCAACCGGTCTTGTCGTCTCCGAGGGATGCTGGCTGTGGAGCTGTAGCCCTCGAGCGGAAGGTAGCCCACAGGCCTGGCCTCTCTCTGACCACCAAGTACACGTGGGTGTCATGTGCTGTCAGCCGCCACGGCAGGTTGTCCAGGAGGCCATCCTCCCCCAAAGTGCCGGACCCCTCCCAGAAGAAGACCAAGCCCCGCAGGGCTGTCGGCGCTTCCCCCTCACCTCAGAGCAGTCGCTACCGCTGGAAAGCATCAGGTGTGACGGCAAAGGGCACGGCCCTCAGCGGCTCCGTGTACCGCTGGACCTCGGAGAGGGAGAAGGGTCCGAGGGGGGCGGTGAGCCCCAGGCTCACCCCCCAAGCCACTGGGTTTAAGCTGAAGAGCAGGATGAAGATCATCAGAGGAAGGCCCTCCAGCAGGTGTGGAGCTTGTTCTTGAGTGTCTCCTTTTGACTTTTGCTTTTTGAACAAAGcttgctgtaaaaatgctgtCTCTCTCATTTTATTACATAGCAGGGGATCTCTTAAAGTTGAAGAAACTCCAGTGTTTCTATGCATCCTTTTGATGACTTTCCTACTGTACACTTTCATAAGAGTGACCTTTCCCCATGTAGctgttttaaatggaaatgttggTGGAAATGGTGATGGGGTGGTCTAAAATGTGTCTGTCCTTCCATGTCCTTCACCAGGTGATCTGCCAGCAACACACTTACACTGTTTGTTCTTGGTGTCATCTGATGCTGCATTGAATGTCTATAAATTAACTGTACTATAAATTTAAAGTTATAGTAACTAAATTTATAGTAATTATAAATTGCTCAgtgaaaatgatgtaaatgtgtaaactgTAGTGGCCAGTAGTGCTGCACTTTCATTGTTTGCCTTGATCCATATTCATTCTGTATTGTGACATTTTTGTACAAAGCATGGGGTTTGTGCACTTAGGTACTGTCAATGATTCACCTGTTTACTTCCTCATGCAATTTTGactgtaccttgatcaagggggctacaacaggagatgggatttaaacctggctCCATTGAATGATGCTCTGTTACTCCACCTGCTCATCTTTAACGATGACATGAAGCGCGACCAGATGTTCTTTCTGACACGCTGACATGGAAACAAACCAGGTGTTTCCTGAGATCCGTGTGTCTTGGCGCTTTCCTCACCAGCACTTCTCTCCCACAGCAGTCTAGGCTCTGGCTCAGAGCGGCGGCCTGGGTTCAGCTCACCGACCGTGAGCAGCCGCTACTCCTTGCGTCAGCGCCCCCCGGCCCGCGGCCTCATCTCCATCGGGCGGCACAAGCTGCGGCGCTTATCCTCAGCCAACTCACCGGGATCTTCCAGGGCAGGTAGGCACGCGGGGCAGCAGTAGGGGCTGGAGCTGGGGGGTGTTTGACAGCTGAAAAGGCAACAGAACTGTCTAGCAGCATGTCGACCTTGACCAGTTTGAAATATGTCCATGCTGGAGTTGAGCTCACGTTGAGCACCTGTTGGAGCTGTGATGACCATGGTGGTAATCTTGTTGGAGTTGCTGTCAtgatgatttttacattttcttgacAGTCATATTAGAAATGTGAGGATGATGACCGTGTTTAACTCATGGAGTTTGCTGGCACCACAGACACACGGGTACCTCCACATCACTCATGGTGTATGTAGTGTCATCACTGTTGTCGTTGCTAAGTGTCTCAGGGTCCATATGGACTCTCCAGAATGTTCCATCTTCTTCATGAGAGCTTGCCTTGGTGCAATGTGGACATGCactttcctgctgctgcctAAGCACAGTATTACCGGAAGTTTCTGTCCCCATCGCTGCGGCAGGAGATTTCTTATTGTTGGCACTGACCTGCTACCGCTACATTTGAAGAGCTTTACTCCTACAGGGTTAGTGGGTTTAATCCAGCATCTGACCTTTAACCTTTCTGCCACGGGTGGGTGACATCCAGGTGTCCTTGCACTGGGTGTATTGCTGCGGAACACAGGCACTTCAGTCTGCTACGTACCGGCTCATTCGAGCTCAGATAAGAGCATTCGGAAGTAACTGaagttaattattatttctcagTTGGTTTGCTGAACAGGGCTTTTATGCGTGTTGTGTTCTGCTCATGCGTGAGTTGCTGCGGTAACACCTTGCATGTGATTATGGCTGTCGATGTGGCATGGAGTGTCAACTGGTTGATTTAAGGTCTGTGAGCGGTGAAAGGCTGTGGCTCTTCCAGGGTCTGAACTCACCACCTACTGGACAGTAGGTGTCGCTGTCTCTGTGCAACGTTTCAACGGTGAGACACAAGGAGGTAAAGGACACTCAGCTCGCTCACCTCTGACGCTCCCTCctgagaggaagagagagacagagcctTCCGGCCACAGTCCAGCAGAAGGTTCTTCAAATGTGTCCTGCAGGACCTCCTACATCCACAAGGAGACAGTATATCCACTGTAGTCTTGCCCAGAGGCACTGTGGGTAACGGATGGGCCAGCTCCGGGGTGACAGAGGACTGTTTGCAGCTGCTCACGGTGAGGAAGCGAGGCCCTGTGCTATCAAACCCAGGCTGTCCCTTACTCGATGGCAGTGAGTTAATGCTAATTATCCTGTGTAAATTGGATTGTTGTGACTAAGTGTAGGATGAGGGCTGAGCGTGATGGGAAGCATTCGCAATAATTTTACACGCCCCTCCCCTGCTGCTCCCCCACCACATTTGCCATTGTGGAACTGCGACTCCATCTCGCTGTAATTGGCTGGAGTCAATGTGTTTCGCCGTGCGTTCGCAGTGTCATCGCTATTAATGATAAGCTTTATGGGTGGTGATGGGCGGAAGGCAGAGTGttgggctctctctctctctctctctctctctctctcacacacacacacacactgccctccTCCCGCCCCGAGTATTCCTCTCCTTTGCTCATTCTGGTGGCTCCTTTCAAACTCGTTTCACACGGCTGTCTGCTCTCCTGCCTCCACATGCTCATTTCCGTGCCTCCTCCCCGCGGGGTGCCTGCACACAGCCTCAGATAAGAGGTGGCTAATAAAGAGCAAATTGAATTACTAATGACGCGCTCGCTGATCACGTTAAAGTGGCCCTTAAAGCAGACCCCTCCACTCCTATAGACCATCTCATAACTGTGTCTCTCCCTGGACGTCCCCACCCAAAGCGGGAGTCTGTCCGTGTCCCCTGCCTCCCGTCTGCTTATCTGCAGTTTAATTTAGAAGGGTCGTAAACCTAAGTGAGCAGTTAGGGGTGTAATGAATCGCGCGCCGCTCAGCATATGCAAATAAGGCGGGAAGGCAGATAAACGGGCTGATGGGATTGCTGAGGAGGCTGCTTCCCCATGGGGGGGGAGGTGACCTCTTCCATGCAGGTCTCTGTCCTCCTGCCCCCTGTCCGTGTCTGTCGTTTTGCATGTTTCCCACTgagacaggcacacacacagagtttggaATTTGACAGCTCTCTTTCTCCAGAACAGATCATCCTTCCCTCTCCACTTGCTTCCTATGTCTCTGATTCTCCGATCTGTCCGGCTGTCTTGTCCTTTTCCATTTCCGTGGCCTTTGTGTGGTTTGCATCCTCTTCTTTCTGCTCTGGACTCAGTGACGGGTGTTTCTACAACTTattcctgtttcctcccatcaGTTACCatggtgtgtgtcccccccccccccccccccgccttctcCACTGTCTCTCgcactttgaaaacacaaacgGTGGCATCGGCTCTGCTCTGCACTGTGTAccggtgtgtgttttttatgtcCTTCGGGGTGTGTGACTTGGTGCTGTAGACATCCCCTCCTTGGCTGCGGTCTGAGAGAAGCCATTTTTGGAATTGACTTCAGTAATTTTGCGATTCTGGCGCATCGATTGCCGGAGGCCTCGCCTGAATCCGCAGTTTCAGCGTTTCTGTGTCGGTTTATTCATGGGCTCAGTATCAAATGtacaaatacattatttttttgaaagcgTAATAAAAATGTTAGGCTTTTATTGTAAGAATAAGTTTTAAAAGCTTGAATGGTAATTAAGTTTAGCTATTTTTCTTGGGAGATAAGTCTTTGCGGCTTAAGGGAGGACTAATCTGCACGCGTTTAACAATTTAATGGCACCTATGATGGATGCCTGGGGGGGTTGCAGGACTGTGCACCTGTGGCCACAAGGGGGCGACCTTCACTCTGCCCTTCGAAATACATTAATTCGGCGATTAGAGGCATCGCCTCTGTTCTCAGCTCGTACAGCTTCACCATGCCCTGCGTTTGTTTGGCTTGATACATTTCttgtctttgtttgtttgctttgtttgctcTTTAACCTACTCTGCTCTGGTCCAGCCGCAGCACCTCTCCACGCGTCGGAGCTCCATGGGGGTTGGTCCCTGGTGCTGTCCACGTCATACTGATCACATTCCAGCTCAGTGTGCGGATCATTCCCACCCTTTGGACAGTGGAGACTTGGGTACAGAGAGCCCACAGAGTAGTTTAAAGTGCCCTGATGCCCTTTACTGGAAATACAAGTGTATCTTTTTATTAGTCGTTTATTCCATGCTTTCCTACATAGTGACTTGGTGTGATGATTTTGCACtgttatttactgtgatttacccatgtatgaagctggctcatttttattgtatcacttcagggtaagtaccttcatcagggGTACTATACCAGggggcaggatttgaaccaagaacctccagaTTGCACAGTGATAGAATATTACATAAAGTACACGCACCATTGGACACCCTGTGATGAGTGAGTACACGCgcgtatgcacacacacagtttgggAAGTTTACACTGTGCTTCATTGGCAGGTCAACAGGAGTGTTATGGTAAAGGGCCAACCGGGGGAGACAAGTCTCTTACCTACAGTCCTCTGTTGCAGTCATCTGGTCCAGcgccagcccccccccccccagccctggaGCGGCTGTGTGCTTTTTAATATCAGACGactgctgctgtttgtcagtTGGCCGCTCTTGTTAAAGGACTTTAAGATAACTGCTAATTCCACTCCAGGTCTATTGATTAGCTGCACGCTGGGCTATTGTTTTATGGCCGAGTGACTCCCCcagcaccccaccccactcctcTCTCAGAGCATCGCGCTACGGCTGAATAATTAATGCATAACTTATTTAATTAGTTAGATTTGCTCCAAACAGAGGACGAGGGTGACATATTTATGGATTTTCAGAGGTGGGGCCGGCTGTTGGGAACCATAAAGCAGCCACAGTCATCCGCAGCTCTGCTGCCCTCCCTGCCTCCTGTTGGAACGGCATGGCGAGTGGAACTCGGACAGCTTTGTGTGTCGTCGCTTATGCCAATAAAGCGCAGTACaattggaaaaatgtgaaagtggAAGAATTGGCATTCCAAACAGGATGAGCGCAGACAATGATGTGCTGTGGCAAAAGTCACGAAAATGGAATAACATGGTAGGAAGTAATCAAAACATAAAAAGCAGTCAGAAAGGACACCAAAAACATATTGATAAGGAGCCAAAGGTGAAGCATTAGTGCCTATATTGGTGGTGGGAGATCGTAAGCCCTTCATAGGGTAGTAGTGGTCTGGATTTCGgttttcacactgttttctGAGTGAGTTGTGGTCACACTGTGTTTGGTACGTGTGTGCGCACTGCTGTTTGGCCCCAGCTCCCTGGGTAGGGGTTTTTACTGCCTATTACTGTCTACTAAAGGCTGAAACTGGACCTCCAtaggtgtgtgttccactgtttgCTTTACAATAGTTATTCGCATATCAGCCAGACTGCTGTGCTGCTCCTACGGTTACAGTTGAGGCCACAGACACCCCCCTGACCACTTTGTCCCCCTTTCCTATACTGTCTACGTGGAGTGTATCTCCAGAGCTCCTCGTGATGGAGCATGGTCTGGCAGCGTCTCTTTGACTGTGAGAAGGTCCACTTGCGGGGAAGCACACGTGTGAACTTTATGGATGTCGAGGGTTAGAGGACAGCGGACCTGTGGCCAACGCCGACCTGCTGCTTTTAACGCATTACGCTGGATGATTGTCAGCTGAGAAACATGACTTAGAGACTGGAAGTGTGTAACTTGTTCTCTTTGTAACTCCAGAGTCACTTTAACCCCCAAGTAAACAGGGTTGTTGTGAAGTCAGTACACAAAGCCTTcaactctgactccagtaacccaataatggCTTCTgactctgactccacagcagTGCCCAAAAGTTGCTCATTATTCTGGGGGTCGACTTGTCCAGCAAATATAGGCCTAAGCCTATATTGCACCTCTAATTTTCGGGGGTCAGCTTATACATTGgcatatatggtacatttagttggagtcagtacatttttactgaccccaactccagtaacccaataattgcttccaactccacaGTACTGCTAGCAACAATCATCTTTTGAAATCAGCAGTATAAACAGTGCACTGTGTATTTACcgtatttaaatgtattagtCGGTGATAATTTTAAAATTGACTCAATATTTTAACGTTGAGCTACgtaaactttaaaatgactgcaaaTAAATTGTCTCTAGAAACTCCTGTTCactgctgatttattttttgattatgTCCTATGAACAGAGCTTAGTTACCTTATTATTGATCATCAGTACTCAGCACCACAAGATATGACCGTTAAACACTGTGTAACGGAGTTGAATTGAGGTGGTGCCACACTCCTGTTCTTCTCTAGTGCTCTTTACTGCAGTCTGTCCACTCGGAGGGTGAATGCGGGATGTGTCCGCCCTGCTATACACAGGAGTTTTAGAAAATAGTGaagtgaaggaaatgcaattaaaaatgaataaagggaaAACTCATAATTGGACCATTCATAAGGTGAGGAGCCTGTGTGCTCAGATACAAAGTACACAAGGCATTTGTCTCCGTTAACTGTTGCGCTTCCGAGGTTGTGAAGGAACACGGGCAGCAAAGAGCAAAAGGTCAAGGCAGATGAAAGAGGAAGTGGTAACTGAAAAAGCTCATACTGAGCATGTGCAGCTTCCAGCTGGTGGGCGGGACGTAGTGTAAACGAGAGCTGCCGATGATCAATGGGGCTCCGTTGCTCCCGTGGCAGGAAGGCGGTGTTGGATGAGTGGGTCCGAGGAGAGTGGGATCTCAATCATCCCAGTAATAGGGCTCTGACAGGATATGGACGTGCGtacgctctctctcacacacacacacacacatacacacacacacacacatattcgcGGCCACACAAAGGTGCTGCCATTAAACAGGAGGTAAAGCGGAACAGCGTCGTGAATCGCTGTGCCCACCGGGAGCGCCGGGTGCCTTTGACAAGCTTTATTTGTCATGCACTGGGACGTCAGTGTTGTAGCCCCCAGACAGATGACTGCTGTTGGGAGAAGCAATGATCCCCACGCACCCACACATTCATACCCAGGCCTTTTTCATACATGGTTCAAGCAGCATGGGGAGCATAGAGCAGATGGAGGGatgaagaggtgtgtgtgtgtgtgtgtgtgtgtgtgtgtgtgtgtgtgtgtgtgtgtgtgtgtgtgtgtgtctctctgcagGAAAGTTAGCGCAGGTATTTAACAACGAGAAGGGAGCAGGAGACAGGGTTCAAGGTCTGCTGTGTGGGACATGTTAAAGGAGATGCAAATGGGAAGGCCTCCAGATGaatccaggtgtgtgtgtgtgtgtgtgtgtgtgtgtgtgtgtgtgtgtgtgttagtcatCAGGTGTCTTTGTCCACATGTGTACAGACCCAGATAATGTGTGTGATGACTGTACAGGTTTTCCCCCTCACTGGGCATCACTGACTCTTTGAACGTCACgaaaagtgtgaaatgaagTGATCGCTACAGTACACTGTTTGTGATGGTAATTATCGCACAGCAGCACCAACTGTTTCTACAGTCAGTCCAGTTGACGTCCAGCACATGGGGCCCAAGACAAGTTTAAATTACACACAGTCCTCAACTAATGACACAAGTTTCCTACGACCAGCTGAACTTGTTACAGTTGCCACGTTAACCTTATTATGTCAGTTCTGTGTTCCCACTCTTAGCTGTAACGTGTAACGGCAGGTGCTCTGTCCGCTCTGCAACAACACCGACGGGACTCCAAAGCTCTTACAGTCTGTGTCTTGTCTCAGTGTCTGGGTCTCCAACAGTCACTGCATTTTGTTTGCACAacttttcctttgtcttttcacttcattttactttttgtttacaCTGTCCAGCAGGTGAAAGTGttagtgttctggtggtgcagaaaagaaaaagcaaaagctaataaatttcaaagtgaaaataatagtgcagcatgtaaatgtaattatgctacgttgtattattattattgtacattagtgctgttttaatgtgaataatgtgtgaaattagtgaaaagtGAGAGGAAAGCCCTTTTACCCAACgtagtgttcatgtgtgttaATCGTTTCTATGGCCACATTGTTCACTATGGTACAATATAAGGGTCAAGTATCAGTAGGTTCACTTATTGCGGGACTGTGAGAATGAGCTCCACTCGTAAGTGGAGAACGGCCTCTTAGTTGAGTTCATGCTCCGTTATTGTGTCCAGAAAAGCCCAGTGTATAGCATGAGACAAAGGGGACATGTTGTCAAAGACCGCTGTATGGAATATGTATAAAGCAGAGCCCACTGCTCTCAGTTTTTGAGGAAACAGGCTCCAGTGCCACGGGGGGGGTCTGTCTCTACTGAAATGCACACTGTGAAGTCAAAACTGTCTGCAGAGTTGACCGTCCAGCTACTGCGCTCCTGCGGCTCTGTTCCCATCCAGCCGTGTTGAGTGCAGTGTGTCCTTATCCGTTATGAATCTGGCACCTGCTCACACTCTCGTTTGGTAGAGAACTGACCATAAAGCAACTCCACCAGGAGCGTGTGGGTCAGGGCACCGGAGGGCTACAATGGCTTTCTGTGCACGTGCACCGGAAAACACAGTAATACCGCTATTAGCCgtactttaaatttattaaaatatgtgaTTAACGCCTGTGTTTAATCTCAGTGTGGCCATCGTGGGGCCCTAAGGTGTGCTTGAAAAAGCTACGACGACTCCTCTCGCTCCCCAAGTTAATGGGTTTCACTCTGTTAGTctgtccttttttcccccattttcttactttttttcgCACTGATCTCAGGTTGTCAGTTGCGTTGCTTGCATATAAATCTCTGAACGTTGGTGTAAAAAGCGCTTCTGGAGAGCGGCGACCATTCTTTACCCAGCTGTGCGATGCCTGTCACACCATCTCTGGCTCTTCATAAAGCACAAAGATGGATATGtagccagatgaataaataagggAGCGAAGGCGGAGCCGTGTTCCTCCCGCTCATCGTTCCGGCGCCGTCGCCAACGTGTCGCCCAAATCATATAACGAACGAGACTTAAAGACAGAGCAGGCAAACGGGCGTGATTTATTATCCTCATAAAAATTCCTCCTGTTATTTCAGTCGTCTTTACATGTGGAACTTGTTAAAGGGCACTCCTGcctgacaggtgtgtgtgtgtgagagagagagagagagagagaggaaatgGGGAATGTTCTTTGTGCCGCAAACACCTGTTgagctgatagatggcagtaaagagcaccaaacATAACAAGTGTGTTGGCCGTCTTgattcaactcatttccactctgtttacagctcgtgtctggtgttgTTGTGTTGGAATCCCCAACACAACAACACCAGACATAGGTGGACCATAACCGTCGAGATAAATTGGAGctaataaagttgaaaaatggCAACAAATTTTGCACAGGATTATGAGATTAATCAGTTTGTAGGAAGAAGTTTATGGTgactttgtgtgtatttttattttcattcattttcaattattGATAATTTGTAGCTTGAAgttcaaaaaaaatttcctgTAGTTATATCCAGGCTTCTAGGACTTAATCAGCAAATTAATGGAGGGATGCCTGTATCGTTATGCTCATGGTAAAGGTGACTTTGGAGTCGAgaggattgtgtgtgtgtgggagcggATAAGAGAGAGGTCACTACTCACTGAAAGCAATGATAAGGAGTGGTCTGTCCTAATGACCTATACCCTAGTGACCtgaccctctctctctctctctctctctctgccctccAGGCCCCTCCTCCCCCGTCCTGCGTGGGTCCACGGCCCAGAGGGTCATCAGGACACGTTACAAGATCGTGACCCGCAGGGGTTTTCCTGGACCGTCGTCCGCCTCCTTCAGCAGCCCATCGCTTTCTTGGAGAGCTAGGAAAGTCCAGTGTGCCAggtaagaacacacacatatatattctcACTCACTCTCAGTAGCATACGCAGAGCTGCCTGCGATGCACTGGTGCCACACTGAGTGAGGGCTCtatgtgctctttactgccctcCCCTGGATGGAAGTGATATTGTGATGAGTGACTGAAGTGAGAATGACAGGAGACAGAGGTCAGTTCTGGGGGATGGGCTGTACCTCCCGTCTACTACTCCGGTccgcactttgtgtgtgtggtgcattgTGTTCCTCTTGTGTTCACGCTTGGAGATAACGGCCTCCCAGCCTTGCCAGGTGGCCTTTGACCTAAGAAGTCAGCATCTACCTTATAGCTTTTAGGACAGGAGCACGTGCACCAAGGCTTCACTTTGGACTCAAGAgacccaggttccaatcccactcgtgctatggtacccttgatcaagctaaataccctgaactgatccagtaaaaattgctgtataaatgggtaaatctctaagtagcttaacattaagtcactttggagagtaGTTTCAGGTAAATGATTACAAACTAATAATTCTGTTGTTCTT contains these protein-coding regions:
- the zc3h3 gene encoding zinc finger CCCH domain-containing protein 3 isoform X1, whose protein sequence is MEERESLTRQIELLQNLINTHKSIHGDAPSGPGGWRAPTAAPVRGRGLPFSSTFPPCSGLHGPRPSAQWRKYYSLSNRSTVSSATPDLCRERPLQARPSLKQVSLPACRTDLPGNSSLLVPRNRGTISCLPKGESPGTAAASILGQTGSEVMGRVSRATASMRGAGVSTQGGARTAGDSTMVIQQLKMSTGSRANPASRKATAGAFPTIPLSCPPPQKPDSSVKLVEKGMHPSRTGSTPLPSLPPSLSAQTQDISIPEGAPRKNANASSRVCLLAAAQKRSQFTWVKSSAPQPVLSSPRDAGCGAVALERKVAHRPGLSLTTKYTWVSCAVSRHGRLSRRPSSPKVPDPSQKKTKPRRAVGASPSPQSSRYRWKASGVTAKGTALSGSVYRWTSEREKGPRGAVSPRLTPQATGFKLKSRMKIIRGRPSSSSLGSGSERRPGFSSPTVSSRYSLRQRPPARGLISIGRHKLRRLSSANSPGSSRAGPSSPVLRGSTAQRVIRTRYKIVTRRGFPGPSSASFSSPSLSWRARKVQCARNLLQSRLRSPPGAPPDEGVLAHPWRGRNVRWIGGALYRVSANKLYRTASPSASAAAAVRLRAGKCSTPQDPAAHRASSTRHLASRAVQRSRSIIRHALQRRQQSKQYCMYYNRFGRCNRGQNCPYIHDPDKVAVCTRFLRGTCKQTDGTCPFSHKVSKEKMPVCSYFLRGVCSNSSCPYSHVYVSRKAAICEDFVRGYCPQGEKCKKKHTLLCPDFSSAAGCPRGSRCHLQHRSRTKRVAPRHSSMPAKRARKHSSPDRQESVEGTAPQDRTPPGPSRLPSFISLCSSPEGTEALDTPPAGGPQVTAPEKKLHIKPRF
- the zc3h3 gene encoding zinc finger CCCH domain-containing protein 3 isoform X2 → MEERESLTRQIELLQNLINTHKSIHGDAPSGPGGWRAPTAAPVRGRGLPFSSTFPPCSGLHGPRPSAQWRKYYSLSNRSTVSSATPDLCRERPLQARPSLKQVSLPACRTDLPGNSSLLVPRNRGTISCLPKGESPGTAAASILGQTGSEVMGRVSRATASMRGAGVSTQGGARTAGDSTMVIQQLKMSTGSRANPASRKATAGAFPTIPLSCPPPQKPDSSVKLVEKGMHPSRTGSTPLPSLPPSLSAQTQDISIPEGAPRKNANASSRVCLLAAAQKRSQFTWVKSSAPQPVLSSPRDAGCGAVALERKVAHRPGLSLTTKYTWVSCAVSRHGRLSRRPSSPKVPDPSQKKTKPRRAVGASPSPQSSRYRWKASGVTAKGTALSGSVYRWTSEREKGPRGAVSPRLTPQATGFKLKSRMKIIRGRPSSSLGSGSERRPGFSSPTVSSRYSLRQRPPARGLISIGRHKLRRLSSANSPGSSRAGPSSPVLRGSTAQRVIRTRYKIVTRRGFPGPSSASFSSPSLSWRARKVQCARNLLQSRLRSPPGAPPDEGVLAHPWRGRNVRWIGGALYRVSANKLYRTASPSASAAAAVRLRAGKCSTPQDPAAHRASSTRHLASRAVQRSRSIIRHALQRRQQSKQYCMYYNRFGRCNRGQNCPYIHDPDKVAVCTRFLRGTCKQTDGTCPFSHKVSKEKMPVCSYFLRGVCSNSSCPYSHVYVSRKAAICEDFVRGYCPQGEKCKKKHTLLCPDFSSAAGCPRGSRCHLQHRSRTKRVAPRHSSMPAKRARKHSSPDRQESVEGTAPQDRTPPGPSRLPSFISLCSSPEGTEALDTPPAGGPQVTAPEKKLHIKPRF